A region of Larimichthys crocea isolate SSNF chromosome X, L_crocea_2.0, whole genome shotgun sequence DNA encodes the following proteins:
- the hmox2a gene encoding heme oxygenase 2a, producing METKVTSEPKSNGMTNGGAMIVDDDDDVLCPTDLSEMLAEGTKEAHDRAENCQLVKDFLRGRIKKELFKRGTAALYFVYSAMEEEFEKNREHPHIAPIYFPTELYRREALARDLEYFYGEDWESQISLSAATKPYVDRIHEVGDKDPVLLVGHSYTRYMGDLSGGQILKKVAQRALKLPVTGEGLNFYQFEDIHRHKGFKQLYRSRMNELELDTETKERIVDESNRAFGFNLMIFTEIEEIGKNIKEEVQDTGIGHSHAEIMEGGDINKCPYYAAKMAVSGNPTHACQLAMMLLRHPHCQVALAAILVAFTAWYLM from the exons ATGGAAACCAAAGTGACATCAGAGCCCAAATCCAATGGCATGACGAATGGAGGTGCAATgattgttgatgatgatgacgatgttCTTTG CCCAACTGACCTGTCTGAGATGTTAGCTGAGGGGACCAAGGAGGCCCACGACAGAGCAGAAAACTGCCAGCTTGTTAAAGATTTCCTCAGAGGTCGCATCAaaaaggagctgtttaag AGAGGTACAGCAGCTCTATATTTTGTCTACTCGGCCATGGAGGAGGAGTTTGAGAAGAACAGAGAGCACCCCCACATCGCCCCAATCTATTTCCCCACAGAGCTGTACCGGCGTGAAGCCCTGGCCCGGGACCTCGAGTACTTCTACGGAGAGGACTGGGAGAGCCAG ATCAGCCTCTCTGCAGCCACCAAGCCTTATGTGGACCGCATCCACGAGGTTGGAGATAAAGACCCGGTGCTGCTGGTGGGCCACTCTTACACCCGCTATATGGGTGACCTCTCAGGTGGACAGATCCTCAAGAAAGTGGCCCAGAGGGCACTGAAGCTCCCTGTGACAGGCGAAGGGCTGAACTTCTACCAGTTTGAGGATATACACCGTCACAAGGGCTTTAAGCAGCTTTACAGAAGCAGGATGAACGAGCTGGAGCTGGACACTGAAACCAAAGAGAGGATCGTGGACGAGTCCAACCGGGCCTTTGGCTTTAACCTGATG aTATTCACAGAGATTGAAGAGATTGGAAAGAACATCAAAGAAGAAGTCCAAGATACGGGTATCGGACACAGTCATGCAGAAATCATGGAGGGAGGAGATATCAACAAGTGCCCCTACTACGCAGCAAAAATGG CTGTCAGTGGAAATCCCACCCACGCATGCCAGTTAGCCATGATGCTTCTCAGACATCCGCACTGTCaggtggctctggctgccatcCTCGTTGCTTTCACTGCCTGGTACCTCATGTGA
- the tmem186 gene encoding transmembrane protein 186 yields the protein MIRSVLLRRLNAHILSCTRGSCLLAGRIPYGVKPHSPAHAPIQQSFSGPLIPKITALARYSDLSTEKYNMIYTLPHIKLLRAVSRLKLLQTAITVVIMPPVFYFYLQGDVPFFLVSYVTGIALFAGVMLYTASHFFRRVVGIMYLDTSQTTLKVSHLTFWGRRCDIYLPVSDVMTIGDTGDSVKETILKLKRYSSPQTMYFSTQFGRVVDKQGFEKVFGNMQL from the exons ATG ATCAGGTCAGTGCTTCTGCGAAGGTTAAACGCCCACATCCTGTCCTGTACCAGAGGATCATGTCTACTCGCAGGTCGGATACCTTATGGGGTGAAGCCTCATTCACCAGCTCATGCACCCATCCAGCAGAGCTTCAGTGGACCCCTTATACCTAAAATCACAGCCCTGGCCAGGTACTCGGACTTGTCCACAGAGAAGTACAATATGATTTATACCCTGCCGCACATTAAGCTCCTCAGAGCCGTGTCGAGGCTCAAACTGCTTCAAACTGCAATCACAGTGGTCATCATGCCTCCAGTGTTTTACTTCTACCTGCAAGGAGATGTCCCTTTCTTTCTTGTCAGCTATGTAACGGGCATAGCGCTGTTTGCTGGTGTCATGCTATACACTGCCAGTCATTTCTTCAGGAGGGTGGTGGGGATAATGTACCTGGACACATCCCAGACTACCCTCAAAGTGTCCCACCTCACCTTCTGGGGCAGGCGCTGTGACATCTACCTGCCTGTATCAGATGTTATGACCATCGGGGATACAGGGGACTCCGTAAAGGAGACAATACTGAAACTGAAGAGATACAGCAGTCCACAGACAATGTATTTCTCCACACAATTTGGACGGGTGGTGGACAAACAAGGCTTTGAGAAGGTGTTTGGTAATATGCAATTATGA
- the gde1 gene encoding glycerophosphodiester phosphodiesterase 1 codes for MLQLGDEVVLYSVVFVVVLLGTRSPLWTTALTSSLYLFMVMFRFPQVPSSRAQQVLHPAKGAAGSGKVSVVAHRGGGHDAPENTLAAIREASKNGATGVELDLEFSADGVPILMHDETVDRTTNASGALSQMKMSELAKLDAAAKHRLKDKFAGEKVPTLEAAVEECIKLQLTIYFDVKGHPDEAAAALKELYKKHPVLYNSSIVCSFEPKVIYRMRQSDPDVVTALTHRPWSMSRFGDGAPRFTSLWKHNWLTLMDIVLDWAHHHILWKLCGISAFLIQKNFVSPDYVQYWAQRGVEVVAWTVNTKVEKEYYQELLKVNYITDSLVEDCEPHY; via the exons ATGCTGCAGCTAGGGGATGAAGTGGTCCTGTACTCGGTCGTCTTCGTGGTCGTCCTGCTTGGGACCCGGAGCCCTTTATGGACAACCGCCCTCACCTCCTCACTATACCTCTTTATGGTCATGTTCCGGTTCCCCCAGGTACCGAGCAGCCGGGCCCAGCAGGTGCTGCACCCAGCCAAGGGCGCGGCAGGCTCCGGCAAGGTGTCAGTGGTCGCCCACCGGGGTGGTGGGCACGATGCACCGGAGAACACGCTAGCAGCCATCCGGGAG GCCAGTAAGAATGGGGCGACAGGCGTGGAGTTGGACCTGGAGTTCTCGGCAGACGGGGTGCCAATACTCATGCACGATGAGACTGTGGATCGGACCACCAACGCGTCAGGAGCACTCAGCCAGATGAAAATGTCTGAGTTGGCTAAACTGGATGCAGCTGCTAAACATCGACtcaa GGACAAGTTTGCCGGTGAGAAGGTCCCAACATTGGAGGCGGCAGTGGAGGAATGCATCAAACTGCAGCTCACCATCTACTTTGATGTCAAAGGTCATCCAGATGAG GCGGCCGCAGCCCTTAAAGAACTGTATAAAAAACACCCAGTCCTCTACAACAGCAGCATCGTCTGTTCATTTGAGCCCAAAGTCATCTACAGG ATGAGACAGAGTGACCCAGATGTGGTCACGGCATTGACCCACCGGCCTTGGAGCATGAGTCGGTTCGGAGATGGTGCCCCACGTTTCACGTCACTATGGAAACACAATTGGCTGACGCTAATGGACATTGTGTTGGACTGGGCACACCATCACATACTATGGAAGCTCTGCGGCATCTCAGCCTTCCTCATACAGAAGAACTTTGTCTCGCC GGACTATGTCCAGTACTGGGCAcagagaggggtggaggtggtaGCCTGGACTGTCAACACAAAAGTGGAGAAAGAGTATTACCAAGAGCTGCTGAAAGTCAACTACATCACAGACAGCCTTGTGGAAGACTGTGAACCCCACTACTga
- the mcrip2 gene encoding MAPK regulated corepressor interacting protein 2 has product MMYTITRGPSKLVTQRRTGPTQQVESKFSDLKLKPTSWLSSNSPPPKIVFNRLNGKRYHSAGTQKTTSPAEGFTPAHEENVRFVYEAWQEVEQKLGDANGAESTNSHGPIQYAEKTPSAAMKNFVPIDLEEWWAQRFLANIANLS; this is encoded by the exons ATGATGTACACAATCACCAGAGGTCCCAGCAAACTTGTTACACAACGGAGGACAG GTCCCACACAGCAAGTCGAGAGCAAATTCAGCGACTTGAAGCTCAAACCGACGTCTTGGCTGTCATCAAA CTCTCCTCCCCCAAAGATCGTGTTTAATCGTTTGAACGGAAAGCGCTACCACAGTGCAGGCACACAGAAGACCACGAGCCCAGCAGAGGGATTCACTCCTGCACATGAAGAGAACGTCAGATTCGTGTATGAAG CATggcaggaggtggagcagaaGCTGGGGGACGCCAACGGTGCGGAATCGACTAACAGCCATGGGCCTATTCAGTACGCTGAGAAGACGCCCAGTGCTGCAATGAAGA aCTTTGTGCCCATAGACCTGGAGGAGTGGTGGGCTCAGCGCTTCCTTGCCAACATTGCCAACCTGTCATGA